GAGGTGACAGAGTTCGCCAGAGCGTAACCCGGTCAGCATCAGCGTCAGGAAAATCGGGAACTGCCAGCGATCACATCCGTCCAGGAAATTGCTTTCCTGCTCAGAAGTAAAGAGGTGGATAGGCCGATGGACTTCGATCGGGATTCTATTCAGCTCCAGTTCTGCGAAGGGATTCTCGGCATAGGGCGAGAGATGCCGCCGTTTCAGGGCAAAGGTAAAGAGTGCCCGACAGCATTCCAGGATGTACTTCAGCCCCTTGTCCATCAAGGGACGCGGAGTGGTGTTGCTGTGCCCGTTGGGAGACACCTTCAGCCTTCGCAGATAGCCGACAAACTCCTCGGCATGGGAGATGTGGAACAGCGATGTATTACGGACCGGCCGCTGCATCAGAAATCGCACTAGATGCTCGGTAGCAGTCCGGTAGCGGTTGACCGTCTGCACGGATGACCGCAGGATCATCTCGTGATGCTCCAGCCAGCGCCGGCGCAATTCGACTATGGTGATCGGCTGAAAGCTGAGAGCTGCCGGGATGTTGTTTTCCAGCTGCGAGTTGATCTGGGCGGCCATCTGGCGGGCGGCTGTAACGTCTTCTCCTACTCGAGGTCGTTGCCGCTTTCCCTGCTCGTGGTAGCAAAGGTACCAGACAGACCCACGTAAATAACCCTGAACTTTCCCGATACGAAACGACTCGGCTGTCCTGCGCATTGCATCCTCAGAGAATCCCCCTTCCCCAAAACGCCACAAAAACTGCCACAAATCGGGGGTTCCGAGGATCGCTCAGAAACGCAACTGCCCATGGGACCAAGACTTAGGTCACATGGGCATACAAGTCAGCGGAGAGGAAGGGATTCGAACCCTTGATGCCCTTGCGGGCATATCGGTTTTCGAGACCGACGCATTCAACCGCTCTGCCACCTCTCCAATTCCTCTAACCACCCGGTGATGTGGTGGTAATGCGTTCCAGTTTATTGTTTTGACCCACCATGGCGACCTTGGGTTCAATAGGCTTGTCGCTTTGGGCAAAAGCCATGATGATCAATTTGTCACCAATTTCAGCCAAACGGGCTGCTCCACCATTCAGAGTGCATTCACCCGGTTTTCCACCAGGTAACACGTAGGTGATGAATCGTTCGCCATTTTCCACGTTTACCACCTGTACTGCTTCATTGACTTGAATGCCCGATGCCTGCAGGAACTCTGGTCCAAGCGTGACTGAACCGACGTAATTGACGTTCTTGTCAGTCAGGCGGATGTTGTGAATTTTTCCCAGTAAATACGTTCGTAACAGCATGGTTTCGCAGCCTCGTATTCGTTGGGCTAACTTACTGAAGGTTGCATAACAGGCCAGTCTGAAGACTACTTACTGCTGGTCAAAGGCTTACCTTCTTCGAGAAATGTTTCTTGAAGCGTGAGGCCGAGAATAGTCGCCTGCTCTCGCCTTGCGAGTATTTCCCATGGTGTGCCGGGGTGTTCCTTGATGATCCTGTTCAATATTTTCTGTCGTTCGGAATCATAGGTGCGAGTTTCTTTCTGTTCCAGTTTGCGTTGTGGAACAATAATCCAGCCATTATGATTTTTGGCATCTTTGATTTTGGGTGTGTCCTTCCTGAGTTTGTTGCCAAGGACAAAGCTGTATTCCTGCACATGAGCCAGTTGAGCGAGGAGCCGGGCCTGGGTGAAATCGAAGTGAGCCTGCCAGCGGGGGGAAGGTTCCTCGTCACGTTTTTCAGACAGTTTTTTCATCTCCTCCAGAATGTCAGACAATTCAGCGGTGACAAATGCAGGTGTTTCCTGCTCCTTTACCATTTTCTTTTTGAATGCAGTTTCGTCGCTCTCTTCTACAAAACGGGTTTTGAAAGATTTCATCGAACGATCAATTGCCCGGATGGCTTTCACTGTCATGGCTCGCAAAGGCCATTGGTTCAGCTTTTCTGACAGTTCTTTGGCAGACTGGTAGTCGGGCTTATATTTAGCAAATAGTGCCTGCTTCAGGGGTGGGAAACTGCTCGGACTGATCCTGCGAGTCGGGTCACTTTCAATTCCCGCCTCTTGGATTACCATGGACAATTCCTGCCCATTTACCAGATCCGATTTATTCGTTGGCACTACCAGTTTGACAGCAGGTAAATTCTCATGAAGCGTTACCGGTGTAGCTTCCGTCGGTTTTTCCTTGCCCAGAAGTTGCGGAGTCTGAACAAGCTCTCTATCTTTCAGATACTTTGCAGTGTCCGTGCTAACTTGTTTCGCAAGCAGAACCAATGGCAAACTACTTGTTTTCAGTGCAGGGTCTTTATCGATCAACTTCCAGTTGCGCTCAATACTAAGGGTTGCCAATTGGCAGATGGTATCCATGAAGACAGTTCCATTCTGCCCGGAACTGTTGATGCCATACGAAAACTGCCCAGCCTGGCAGGGTATCCAAACTTGAACTCCGTCTGGCATGTTTCTAAGCTCCACATGCATTTCTTCAATCAATGGACCGCTGGCAAGTCGAATCATTCCTGCTTCCGGATCGTTCTGAGCAATATCCAGAATGAGCAGTTTCTGACGTGCCGGGCAATTCGCCAATTTCTCATAGAGCCAACTCAACGGAATCATATTGTTGCTCAGGCGGGCATCTCGTTCAGCATCAGGCTTGGCGCCTTCGAGAGGCAATTCACCATCGACAGGGATCAGGTATGTTTTGCCACCAAGATAACAGGCATGCACGCAGAGAGTCAGCACGACTCTCTGAGCAGGCAGGCTACCTGACAGAAATTCGCTGATGGTAGCTTGTATAGTTTCTTTCGTTGGAACTGCTGGCTGGTGATCATCCACATCGCTAAGCACCATTACCTGTTCGCGTGGGAAAGACAACTCGGTTACAAGTACCCGTCGCAGGTTGATCAGCCCCAGAGGATCTTTCTGGAATGAGCGTTCGGCACGATATCCTGGGTTGAGCGGGTTCAAATAGAGGTAGTTTCGAATGCCGATCAATAAAGCCCGTCCGGGGTAAGGTGCCGGTATGCGTGCAAGATTACGACGGTTTTTCCGGGCTGGCGATGAGTCCTGAAGCTGAGTCAAATCCCCTGATCGTTCATCCAGTTTTTCCTTTGTGGTGATCAACAATGACGACTGCGGTTCATTCTTGCTTGCTTGAGCTTGTGACGTCGCCTGGTTCATCCAGGCAAAGATTTTGTCTTTGAATACCACAAAACCAGTGGTGATGGCTCCAATAGCAATCACCACCATAGTGAGAAAAATGTAAGTACTGCTTCGTTGTTGCCGTACCATCCGGCTGGAGTAGGGTATCACTTCGTCAGCTTGCTTGCCCTCTTTTTTCGCATTTTGTAGGGGTGCTTTAGACACTCCCGCTTTTCGAACAAGCTCATTCATTTCCGGAGAATTTTTACGATCTGAAGCAGCCATGAAAGTCTTGGAGCAACCTTTGCAACGAACGGTGCGGCCCAGTAACTCCGAAGGTATTTTGAGAGCCTTTTGACAATGAGGGCACTGCGATGTAACGATTGCACTAGCCATAAATCATATCCTGAATGTTCAGATTGTTATCTTAACATAGACTGTAGTTGGCATGGAAAAAATATGCAGTACTATGATTCGCCATACATGGGATCGAACAGCCTGGCAGACTGCACGCGAAACTCATCAGCAGCGGGTTCAATTCTGGATTAACGATAGAGTGGAGCGAAGTCTTCGCAACGAAAAGCATCCAGTCTACGATTTCCTATTCGAATATTACACGTTCAGGCCAAGTCATCTGGGCCGATTTTCCCCTGGAATGGGTGTTCTGATTCAAGGCGTGCCAGCGGAAAGTCTGGATTGGTCAACATATTATCAACCGGTAGATGGTGGCATTGCTATTACTGCCGATACATTTCCCGTCAAAAGGCTGCCTCTGGTGCGCTGGGGCGTCCGTTTTCTGGAACAGACGCTGGAACGTCCGCCCGTATGGCACTGTTTTGGATTGCACGAATGGGCCATGGTCTATCGAGCCATGAAAGGCCGGCACGAACAGGTTCCGTTGCGTCTCAGCAGCGATGAGATCGCTCGATTAGTTGAAGAGAATCAGCTTTGCTGTACCCATTTCGACGCTTACCGGTTTTTCACACCGGAAGCGAAGCCGCTTAATCGAATGCAACTCAACCGGCTGAGTCTCAATGACTATGATCAGCCGGGCTGTATCCACGTCAACATGGACTTGTACAAGTGGGCGTTTCACCTGGCTCCGTTCATCAGCAGTGAGTTGATTGCAGACGCATTTGAGCTGGCTGTTGCTGCTCGTGAAGTGGATATGCGAGCGAGCCCCTATGACCTGAAGCAGTTTGGCTTTGAGCCGATTTGCATTGAAACGAAAGCCGGACGTGAAGAATATGTCAGAAATCAGCGCATGATTTCAGAACGCGGCATACCGGTTCGCCGGAGATTGCTGGAAGCCTATCGTTACATTGAACGCGGAGTAACGGCATT
Above is a genomic segment from Planctomycetia bacterium containing:
- a CDS encoding caspase family protein; the protein is MSKAPLQNAKKEGKQADEVIPYSSRMVRQQRSSTYIFLTMVVIAIGAITTGFVVFKDKIFAWMNQATSQAQASKNEPQSSLLITTKEKLDERSGDLTQLQDSSPARKNRRNLARIPAPYPGRALLIGIRNYLYLNPLNPGYRAERSFQKDPLGLINLRRVLVTELSFPREQVMVLSDVDDHQPAVPTKETIQATISEFLSGSLPAQRVVLTLCVHACYLGGKTYLIPVDGELPLEGAKPDAERDARLSNNMIPLSWLYEKLANCPARQKLLILDIAQNDPEAGMIRLASGPLIEEMHVELRNMPDGVQVWIPCQAGQFSYGINSSGQNGTVFMDTICQLATLSIERNWKLIDKDPALKTSSLPLVLLAKQVSTDTAKYLKDRELVQTPQLLGKEKPTEATPVTLHENLPAVKLVVPTNKSDLVNGQELSMVIQEAGIESDPTRRISPSSFPPLKQALFAKYKPDYQSAKELSEKLNQWPLRAMTVKAIRAIDRSMKSFKTRFVEESDETAFKKKMVKEQETPAFVTAELSDILEEMKKLSEKRDEEPSPRWQAHFDFTQARLLAQLAHVQEYSFVLGNKLRKDTPKIKDAKNHNGWIIVPQRKLEQKETRTYDSERQKILNRIIKEHPGTPWEILARREQATILGLTLQETFLEEGKPLTSSK
- a CDS encoding tyrosine-type recombinase/integrase, translated to MRRTAESFRIGKVQGYLRGSVWYLCYHEQGKRQRPRVGEDVTAARQMAAQINSQLENNIPAALSFQPITIVELRRRWLEHHEMILRSSVQTVNRYRTATEHLVRFLMQRPVRNTSLFHISHAEEFVGYLRRLKVSPNGHSNTTPRPLMDKGLKYILECCRALFTFALKRRHLSPYAENPFAELELNRIPIEVHRPIHLFTSEQESNFLDGCDRWQFPIFLTLMLTGLRSGELCHLLLPDNLDLEQGILHVRNKPRLMWQVKTRNERSIPLHPVLVDVLSLHLAGRKVGPVFTRRKYDLERLPAFAQHQELMEVELERSIKSRMADQKELGRLGKRQMAQSLWQSMGTIEEDVIRRQFMRRTTQMGLPSYSSPKMLRHLFATALQKGRVDPLIRNELMGHVLSGSRSAGHGLAMTAVYTHTQPETKREQLFAALDACPAVAMGRQWADGQKGEPKTGR
- a CDS encoding 3-methyladenine DNA glycosylase, which produces MIRHTWDRTAWQTARETHQQRVQFWINDRVERSLRNEKHPVYDFLFEYYTFRPSHLGRFSPGMGVLIQGVPAESLDWSTYYQPVDGGIAITADTFPVKRLPLVRWGVRFLEQTLERPPVWHCFGLHEWAMVYRAMKGRHEQVPLRLSSDEIARLVEENQLCCTHFDAYRFFTPEAKPLNRMQLNRLSLNDYDQPGCIHVNMDLYKWAFHLAPFISSELIADAFELAVAAREVDMRASPYDLKQFGFEPICIETKAGREEYVRNQRMISERGIPVRRRLLEAYRYIERGVTALTSQLSIQGATVFSTSINS
- a CDS encoding aspartate 1-decarboxylase, whose product is MLLRTYLLGKIHNIRLTDKNVNYVGSVTLGPEFLQASGIQVNEAVQVVNVENGERFITYVLPGGKPGECTLNGGAARLAEIGDKLIIMAFAQSDKPIEPKVAMVGQNNKLERITTTSPGG